GGACACTTCAGCACGCATGCTCACCGCCCTGCGTCGCGGTGAACTCGACCTCGCCCTCGTCGGCGTCGCCGACGAGGGTCCCCTGCCGGGCCTCAGCCTCCAGGTCGTGATCGACACTCCACTGGTCGCCGCCATGACCCCAAAGGACCCACTGCTCCTCCCCGTCGGGCGTACAACGCTCCCACTGGCCGCGCTCGCTGACCGCCCGCTCATCAGCCTTCCACGGGGCACCGGCATACGCGGCGCACTCGAACGCGCCTGCCGACAGGCCGGTTTCCAGCCACGCATCGCCTTCGAGGTCGCCGCGCCGAGCCTGCTGACACGCTTCGCCGCCCGCGGCCTCGGGGTTGCCGTCCTCCCGGAGATCTCGTCCGAAGACGCAGCCGCTCTCGGCCTCCGCACCCTCCCTCTGACCTCCCCCCGCCTCCGCGGCCGGATTGCCCTCGCATGGCCGACGGACGGACCCGACACTCCGGCGGCGAAGGCCCTCCTCATCCGCATGCAAAAGGCCCTGCCACCGGCCAGACCCGCACAGGACACCAGGAGCCGGATGTCGTAGCCGGATCTGTGGTGTTCCCGGGCGGTCGGTGCGGTCACCAGTTCATCGGCAGACCGGCGACGAACGAGGTGAGCCGCTCGGAGACGACTCGGTCGTCGCGGGCCGAGTAGTGCCATTGGCAGCCGAGGAAGTCCAGGTCCGAACTGTCGAGGAACCAGTAGCGGATCCCGCCGTCGCCGGCGTCGTTGCGCGTCTTGACCACCTGCTGGACGTGGCCGGCGAACTGGCCGGTGCCGACGGCCACGATGGTCGTGGCGGCGCCGTAGCGAGTCCGCAGTTTCTGGAGGAAGTCGCCGTAGGCGCTGCGGTAGGCGGCCGAGAGGCTGTCGGGCGTCCACGGCTCACCGGGGTTGACTGCGGTCGAGAAGTCGTTGGTGCCGAGGTTGACCACTACGAGCTGGGGGCGCCAGGTGCCCGGGTTCTGCCAGACGTCGCCGGACACGTTGAGCAGGGCACGATCGTAGAAGGTCCGGTACGTGACATCCGGTGAGCCTCCGTTGTGGTTGCGCACCATGCCGAGGCCCGAGTAGCCATTGATCTGGTAGTCGGCATTGAGTCGCCGGGCGGTGAGGGTGCCGTAGCTCACGTCGGCGTTGGTGGTCCGCTTGACCTGGTCCGGGGCGCACTCGCGGGACGTCGAGAGGTTGCCGTAGCCCACCGTGAGGGAGTCACCGATGAAACTCGATCTGGCGGTTGCGGGCCGTCGGTTTGCTCAGTACGGCACCGCCGGGCGCGGCCAAGAAGCCCCCGAACGTACTCGTGTCCCCTGGGCTGTCGTTGCGCTTGACGAGCCGGACGGTGTGCTCACGGTTCTGCAGCCCGTTGATCCAGTGCGTGGTGTCGCCGGGCGTGACAAGTGTGGCGACGGTGGTTCCGTCCACCTGGACGTCGTAATCGGCGGCCGAGTCATTGAGCACGATGCCCACGCCGGTGCCGGTGACGCGGCCCTCGAAGTACACGCCAGGCCAGCTGTACTGCACGGTGTTTCCGGCGTCCTTGACCCGCCCCGCGGTGTGCACCTGTGCCGGCACTCCTGTCGCGCGGACCAGTTGCCACTGCTGGTTGGCCCCGCCCCAGTCGGTGAACTGCACGACCTTGCCTCCGTCGGCGGTGGAGGCGTTCTGGACCTCGACGGCCTTGCCGCTGCCCCGGTTGACCAGCACATACCAGCCGTTCGGATCCACAGTGGCCGCCTGCGCCGTCCCGGCGGTGCCCAACCCGGTCAGAAGCGCCGCCAGTAAGGCGGTCACCGCGGTCAGCACGCCCGTACGCCTCCCGCGGCCCGACCACGCGCCATTGAATGTCATATGCATGCCATCTCTCTGCATTCGTGTCCCTTCTTGCGCCGCCTCGTCAGCGGCATCCGCCGGCTACAGCGCGGTGAAGGTCCACAGCAGGTTGGTGCTGCTGCCGTAGGTCCACTGCTTGGTGGTGGAGCCCGAGTCGACGTTGCCGCCGCCGTCGAGGACCAGGCCGGTGGTGCGGTTGGCGATCGAATAGCGGTCGCCGCCCCGGTGGGTGATGGTCCACTGCTGGTTGGGGCCGCCGTTCCAGGCGGCCTGCCGGGCGGCGGAGCCGTCGGCGGTGGCGCCCCAGCCGTCGGCGACCATGCCGTTCGTGCGGTTGACCAGCCTGTAGTAGCCGC
The genomic region above belongs to Streptomyces coeruleorubidus and contains:
- a CDS encoding LysR family transcriptional regulator; protein product: MELRQLQYFLTVVEEANFTRAAARLHVAQPGVSAQIRQLERELGQPLLDRSGRRVTTTEAGEAVLPYARAALAAIEGMRQTVDEFTGLVRGHVTIGVVSGAATDEYDLAALLADFHDEHPQVEISLTEDTSARMLTALRRGELDLALVGVADEGPLPGLSLQVVIDTPLVAAMTPKDPLLLPVGRTTLPLAALADRPLISLPRGTGIRGALERACRQAGFQPRIAFEVAAPSLLTRFAARGLGVAVLPEISSEDAAALGLRTLPLTSPRLRGRIALAWPTDGPDTPAAKALLIRMQKALPPARPAQDTRSRMS